From Pseudoalteromonas viridis, one genomic window encodes:
- a CDS encoding LysR family transcriptional regulator, producing MDWLTATRSFCVLAELGSFTRAAEHQGISASAMSKRIDWLERHLGQSLFIRTTRQVNLTEQGLHFFPRARDWLAQFEALVETAQSEQSELQGSLKIAATQAVGSSVLMPKIEQFLAHHPQITIHLNVLAPGEPPDLQHDVVITRYNESFDSVSHKGTRLFDYQMQLFGAPEYLARCDEITCVEDLAAHKMLLSSYYHKVGGVVLEDGRLFEFTNYNFVTDHLDAILKAAVQGIGLLFIAPSYIERELSSGALVPILPDIRSEVKQLWAYYPKASYTPRKTRLFIEHLKTTL from the coding sequence ATGGATTGGTTAACGGCAACACGCAGTTTTTGTGTACTGGCGGAGCTGGGCAGCTTCACCAGGGCGGCAGAGCATCAGGGGATTTCGGCATCTGCCATGAGCAAACGAATTGACTGGCTGGAGCGGCATCTTGGACAAAGCTTATTTATTCGCACCACCCGGCAGGTCAATCTGACCGAGCAAGGGCTGCACTTTTTCCCTCGCGCAAGAGACTGGCTGGCACAGTTTGAAGCCCTGGTCGAAACCGCACAATCTGAGCAGTCTGAGTTACAGGGGAGCCTGAAAATTGCTGCCACGCAAGCGGTGGGCAGCAGTGTGTTGATGCCCAAAATAGAGCAGTTTTTGGCGCACCACCCGCAGATCACCATTCATCTGAACGTACTGGCACCGGGCGAGCCACCAGATCTGCAACACGATGTGGTGATCACCCGTTATAACGAGTCATTTGATTCGGTGTCGCACAAAGGCACTCGGTTGTTTGATTATCAAATGCAATTGTTTGGCGCGCCCGAATACCTGGCCCGTTGCGATGAGATCACCTGCGTTGAGGATCTGGCAGCACATAAAATGTTGCTGAGCAGCTATTATCACAAAGTTGGCGGCGTGGTGCTTGAAGATGGTCGGCTGTTTGAGTTTACCAACTATAATTTTGTGACCGATCATCTGGATGCCATTTTAAAGGCGGCGGTGCAGGGGATTGGCCTGTTGTTTATCGCGCCCAGTTATATTGAGCGGGAATTAAGCTCAGGCGCACTGGTGCCGATTTTGCCGGATATTCGCTCTGAGGTTAAACAGCTCTGGGCTTATTATCCCAAGGCGAGCTACACTCCCCGCAAAACCCGATTGTTTATCGAGCACCTAAAAACGACGTTGTAG
- a CDS encoding MFS transporter, producing the protein MYLFTMLAVLLMSCSQLVSQVYMPVLPDIADSLMLSNGQSQAMIISYFITLGAAQLVVGPLRDKYGDRPLFIAGQIILLIGTLLCAVAPDSGTFLIGRILQGAGSASPVLISRTLLAQRLSGAKLKSAMATVAISASVTAIIAPLLGGMLSSWFGWQGLSLVLITYYLFITLFGLSLLKTRAPQPIAINPMSLIRHYQNMARCQVFLSLASFKWVPTFLYLTLQLHLPFLLQERFGFTTSQTGQAMMLPMVGLLLGAVFAKVLQRHVSYMKIVLWLWPVLLVSALTFLLASDHALAVLLAYAAIMLVFGGYFPSYMHLIGLLHPTQAGTANALVGAIELLIFSVIAWLVNLWLPDNTQTLSLLIAVCAALLLLSWRTIRIQRPHFEHT; encoded by the coding sequence GTGTACTTGTTTACTATGCTCGCTGTTTTACTGATGTCCTGCTCTCAGCTGGTCAGCCAGGTGTATATGCCTGTTTTGCCTGATATTGCAGATAGCCTAATGCTGTCCAATGGCCAGAGCCAGGCAATGATCATCAGCTACTTTATTACCCTGGGCGCAGCACAACTGGTTGTCGGCCCGCTGCGCGACAAATATGGTGATCGGCCTTTGTTTATTGCCGGGCAAATCATTCTGCTGATCGGCACCCTGTTATGCGCCGTGGCACCAGACAGCGGCACCTTTTTAATTGGTCGAATATTGCAAGGCGCAGGCTCCGCATCACCGGTGTTAATTAGCCGCACCTTACTGGCTCAACGGCTGTCTGGCGCCAAACTAAAAAGTGCCATGGCAACGGTGGCTATCTCAGCCAGTGTCACTGCCATTATTGCGCCGCTGCTCGGTGGCATGCTTAGCAGCTGGTTTGGCTGGCAGGGGTTATCACTGGTGCTCATCACTTACTATTTGTTTATCACGCTATTTGGATTGAGCCTGCTCAAAACCCGCGCACCTCAGCCTATTGCGATTAACCCGATGAGCCTGATCAGGCACTATCAGAATATGGCCAGATGCCAGGTTTTTCTATCTCTGGCCAGCTTTAAATGGGTGCCAACCTTTTTGTATTTAACGCTTCAACTGCACTTACCCTTTTTACTGCAGGAGCGTTTTGGCTTCACCACCAGCCAGACCGGGCAGGCGATGATGCTGCCCATGGTGGGCCTGTTGCTGGGCGCGGTGTTTGCTAAGGTTTTGCAGCGTCATGTCAGCTATATGAAAATTGTCCTGTGGCTGTGGCCGGTATTACTTGTAAGCGCACTGACTTTTCTGCTGGCCAGCGACCACGCCCTGGCAGTGTTACTGGCGTATGCCGCCATCATGCTGGTGTTTGGCGGCTATTTCCCTAGCTATATGCACCTGATTGGTCTGCTTCACCCCACTCAGGCGGGCACTGCCAACGCCCTGGTCGGGGCCATCGAGTTACTGATTTTCTCTGTAATTGCCTGGCTGGTTAATCTGTGGCTGCCAGACAACACACAAACTCTCTCACTGTTGATAGCCGTATGCGCCGCGCTGTTGTTACTAAGCTGGCGTACTATCCGCATTCAGCGGCCACATTTTGAACACACTTAA
- a CDS encoding GNAT family N-acetyltransferase yields the protein MFEKLHFNTARLTIRPLQQGDLHAIYESRRNPVTSKYIGEPATLEDAQARIDQASAPWQAKEHERLLLAVVRREDNVLIGELMYKFLSHNAKTAEIGYRLNEKYIGQGYAFEAANGLIEAAFAQFGLNKICAFCAVENQASWRLMQKLGMQQEAHLRQHFKFSHGYYDGYMYGLLRSEHSMAATA from the coding sequence ATGTTCGAAAAACTCCATTTTAACACGGCCCGCCTTACCATTCGGCCATTGCAGCAAGGCGATCTGCACGCCATATACGAAAGCAGACGCAACCCCGTGACATCTAAATATATTGGCGAACCGGCCACACTGGAGGATGCCCAGGCCCGTATTGATCAGGCAAGTGCCCCCTGGCAGGCCAAGGAGCATGAGCGGCTGCTGTTGGCTGTTGTCAGACGAGAAGACAATGTGCTGATCGGTGAACTCATGTATAAGTTTTTGAGCCACAACGCCAAAACGGCTGAGATCGGTTATCGCCTGAATGAAAAATATATCGGCCAGGGCTATGCGTTTGAGGCCGCAAACGGCCTGATAGAGGCTGCTTTTGCGCAGTTTGGACTCAATAAGATCTGTGCATTTTGCGCGGTTGAAAATCAGGCTTCGTGGCGGCTGATGCAAAAGCTGGGTATGCAGCAGGAGGCGCATTTACGCCAGCACTTCAAATTCAGCCATGGCTATTATGATGGCTATATGTACGGCCTGTTGCGCAGTGAACATAGTATGGCTGCAACGGCTTAA
- a CDS encoding EF-hand domain-containing protein, whose translation MNKLMITVVLMMASLGAHAASTFSSFDKNDDGFISKSEAAVSTELSSDFDKLDSNGDGKLSKQEFRL comes from the coding sequence ATGAACAAACTAATGATCACAGTAGTACTAATGATGGCCAGCCTGGGCGCACACGCAGCTAGCACGTTTTCATCGTTCGATAAAAATGACGATGGTTTTATCAGCAAATCAGAAGCGGCAGTATCGACTGAACTGAGCTCAGATTTCGATAAACTGGACAGCAATGGCGATGGCAAGCTGTCTAAGCAGGAATTTCGCCTGTAA
- a CDS encoding EF-hand domain-containing protein, which translates to MNKLMITAALLMASLGAHAASTFSSFDKNDDGFISKSEAAVSSQLSKDFGKLDSNGDGKLSEQEFGQ; encoded by the coding sequence ATGAATAAGTTAATGATCACAGCAGCACTATTGATGGCCAGCCTGGGCGCACACGCAGCAAGCACATTCTCATCATTCGATAAAAATGATGATGGTTTTATCAGCAAATCAGAAGCGGCAGTATCAAGTCAGCTAAGCAAAGACTTCGGCAAGCTGGACAGCAATGGCGACGGTAAGTTGTCGGAGCAAGAGTTCGGTCAGTAA
- a CDS encoding EF-hand domain-containing protein — protein MMNKLMLSTVLMMASLGAHAASSSFSSFDTDGDGFISKSEAAGSETLTVIFDKLDSNGDGKLSEQEFRQ, from the coding sequence ATGATGAACAAACTCATGTTAAGCACAGTATTAATGATGGCCAGCCTGGGCGCACATGCCGCGAGCAGCTCATTTTCTTCCTTCGATACCGACGGTGACGGGTTTATTTCAAAGTCTGAAGCTGCTGGCTCAGAAACCCTGACGGTTATTTTCGACAAGCTAGACAGCAATGGCGACGGCAAGCTTTCCGAGCAGGAATTTCGCCAGTAA
- a CDS encoding EF-hand domain-containing protein — translation MQLKHVFVLTIGMFTSALVLASEVDFALLDANNDGLVSMSEAKQVPAVAEAFRRLDRNRDGALSAKEFSHF, via the coding sequence ATGCAACTAAAACATGTATTTGTACTAACAATCGGAATGTTTACCAGTGCACTGGTACTTGCCTCTGAGGTGGATTTTGCACTACTGGATGCCAACAATGATGGCCTGGTCAGTATGTCAGAAGCGAAACAGGTCCCAGCCGTAGCAGAAGCATTCAGACGCCTGGACAGAAATCGCGATGGTGCGCTGAGCGCCAAAGAATTTAGTCACTTTTAA
- a CDS encoding EF-hand domain-containing protein has translation MKTSMTMIAALGLTMLATGAIAGGDFEKYDTDGDGTISLSESKANPRLMGQFKDLDSNGDGLLSKSEFSGFNS, from the coding sequence ATGAAAACATCTATGACAATGATTGCGGCTTTGGGTCTGACTATGCTGGCAACCGGAGCGATTGCAGGCGGTGACTTCGAGAAGTATGACACAGATGGCGATGGCACTATCAGTCTGAGTGAATCAAAAGCAAATCCCAGATTGATGGGCCAGTTCAAAGACCTGGATAGCAATGGCGATGGTCTGCTAAGCAAAAGCGAATTTTCTGGCTTCAATAGCTAA
- a CDS encoding sensor histidine kinase, whose translation MQHASSKQRAREPLKQFFSQALWKQALMALLLALVPLLLLTLWFIQSVAYQQRVVQDIYANNQKVTSEFNELRNALQALEKAQLNNQLLQSEKLQKSINENWQKRKNSLQTLLIKLEKNAAVANWQQPLSQPQAPNSKTLSAMVNVLAQESQSLQQALDHTLNEALAQQSKIRQRFLIGLSMLLPVLIGLSIWLIKRISRQLFQLEQAIEVVGAGQFATPIQLSGSHEFTQLGERLEQLRNELAASKQQKETFLRHVSHELKTPLASIKEGTELLNTPHLGQLNDKQRRVTGILSTSVTKLTQLIEDLLTFSAASHPHNQQARCSALAIKEQLEEHFAQRLQSAGIQIDWRFDPALSHLPEMPVKLALTHLLGNAIQYTQSQISVDLTDTPAHWQISVRDDGPGLDPQEAKHLFKPFVRGKQRNQVAGSGLGLAIVEECVTQFGGQLGWQNTHPGCEFSITLPKQGKSK comes from the coding sequence ATGCAGCATGCCAGCTCAAAACAGCGCGCCCGTGAGCCGCTCAAACAATTTTTTTCTCAGGCGTTGTGGAAACAGGCACTGATGGCGCTGCTACTGGCACTGGTGCCTCTGTTGCTGCTCACCCTGTGGTTTATTCAATCAGTTGCTTATCAGCAACGAGTAGTACAGGATATTTATGCCAATAATCAGAAGGTTACATCAGAGTTTAATGAGCTGAGAAACGCGCTACAGGCGCTCGAAAAGGCTCAGTTGAATAATCAGCTGCTACAAAGCGAAAAACTGCAAAAAAGTATCAACGAAAACTGGCAAAAGCGTAAAAATTCGCTCCAAACACTGCTGATAAAACTCGAAAAAAACGCAGCCGTTGCAAATTGGCAACAGCCCCTGTCACAGCCTCAGGCTCCCAACAGTAAAACCTTATCAGCCATGGTTAATGTCCTGGCCCAAGAGTCACAATCGCTCCAGCAGGCCCTCGATCACACGCTCAACGAAGCGCTGGCGCAACAAAGTAAGATCCGGCAACGCTTTTTAATCGGACTGAGCATGTTGTTACCTGTTTTGATCGGGCTCAGTATCTGGCTGATCAAACGGATCTCCCGTCAGTTGTTTCAGCTGGAGCAGGCCATTGAGGTCGTCGGTGCCGGTCAGTTTGCCACGCCCATTCAACTGTCCGGCAGTCATGAGTTTACTCAGCTGGGTGAGCGACTCGAGCAGTTACGCAATGAGCTGGCCGCCAGCAAGCAGCAAAAAGAAACCTTTTTGCGCCATGTGTCGCACGAACTAAAAACCCCGCTTGCCTCAATCAAAGAAGGCACTGAGCTGCTGAATACACCGCACCTTGGCCAGCTGAACGACAAGCAGCGGCGCGTTACCGGCATTCTGAGCACCTCAGTGACCAAACTCACTCAGCTAATTGAAGATCTGCTCACGTTTAGCGCTGCCAGCCATCCGCATAATCAGCAGGCGCGCTGTAGCGCCCTGGCAATCAAAGAACAGCTTGAAGAGCACTTTGCACAGCGACTGCAAAGCGCAGGTATTCAGATTGACTGGCGCTTTGACCCTGCGCTCTCTCACTTACCCGAAATGCCAGTCAAACTGGCGCTAACACACCTGCTTGGCAATGCCATTCAGTATACCCAGAGCCAAATCAGCGTAGACCTCACAGACACCCCAGCCCACTGGCAAATCAGTGTCCGTGATGACGGACCCGGGCTCGACCCACAAGAAGCCAAGCACCTGTTTAAACCCTTTGTGCGAGGCAAACAGCGTAATCAGGTTGCAGGCAGCGGACTGGGGCTGGCCATAGTTGAGGAGTGTGTGACCCAGTTTGGCGGCCAGTTAGGGTGGCAAAATACTCACCCGGGCTGCGAATTTAGTATAACTTTGCCAAAACAAGGAAAAAGCAAATGA
- a CDS encoding sigma-54-dependent transcriptional regulator, whose protein sequence is MSYTEIETTDPQPTTHSTSVLLVDDDPALSELLAMRLESHGFRVTLASSGHAALRQLANTAIDLVLTDLRMDNMDGLALNQKLQASYPGLPVIMMTAHGSIPDAVDAIQQGITAFITKPIDSDELLAAISKALPEQSTSHAPEPDNFHGLYHQSASMRQLVQQIKAIAPSLANILIQGESGTGKEVTARAIHRASSHAQGPFIAINCGALPAHLLESELFGHKKGAFTGAIADKQGLIQSADQGTLLLDEIGDMPLDLQVKLLRVLQEKTVRPIGGHQEQTVNVRILSASHKNIAQAVSEGKFREDLYYRLNVVQLSLPSLKERVEDIPLLANLFLSQLSKTPKRLSPDAMTALLSYAWPGNIRQLHNVIEYCVAMTPGSHISEDSVLNALPAQDDRQAFIGLNDAKRQFERDYILKVLALCQNNVPQAAKLAQRNRSDFYKLMKKHDIQ, encoded by the coding sequence ATGTCTTACACAGAAATCGAGACCACAGATCCTCAGCCTACAACGCACAGCACCTCTGTTTTGCTGGTAGACGACGACCCGGCCCTGAGCGAGCTGCTGGCAATGCGGCTGGAAAGTCATGGCTTTCGGGTAACGCTGGCCAGCAGTGGGCATGCAGCATTGCGACAACTGGCAAACACCGCCATCGATTTGGTGCTGACCGACTTACGTATGGATAACATGGACGGCCTGGCCCTGAACCAGAAATTACAGGCCAGCTATCCTGGCCTGCCGGTGATCATGATGACCGCGCACGGCTCAATCCCGGATGCGGTAGATGCCATTCAGCAGGGGATCACGGCATTTATTACTAAGCCCATCGACAGTGACGAGCTGCTGGCGGCAATTAGCAAAGCGCTCCCGGAGCAAAGTACGTCACACGCCCCTGAGCCGGATAATTTTCATGGCTTGTATCACCAAAGCGCGAGCATGCGCCAGCTGGTGCAACAAATTAAAGCCATCGCCCCCAGTCTGGCCAATATTTTGATCCAGGGCGAAAGCGGTACCGGTAAAGAAGTCACCGCGCGGGCTATTCACCGGGCAAGCAGCCATGCCCAGGGGCCGTTTATCGCCATAAACTGTGGTGCCCTGCCCGCACACTTGCTGGAATCCGAATTGTTTGGTCATAAAAAAGGCGCGTTTACCGGTGCCATTGCAGATAAACAGGGACTCATTCAGAGCGCCGATCAGGGCACACTGTTGCTGGATGAAATCGGTGATATGCCGCTCGACTTGCAGGTCAAGCTGCTGCGGGTTTTACAGGAAAAAACCGTTCGCCCGATTGGCGGGCATCAGGAGCAAACCGTGAACGTGCGTATTCTCTCGGCCAGCCACAAAAACATTGCGCAGGCAGTCAGCGAAGGGAAATTCAGAGAAGATCTTTATTATCGGCTTAACGTTGTGCAGTTATCTTTGCCCTCGCTCAAAGAACGTGTTGAAGACATTCCCTTGCTGGCGAACCTGTTTTTAAGTCAGTTAAGTAAAACCCCCAAACGGCTCTCGCCGGATGCCATGACCGCCCTGCTAAGCTATGCCTGGCCCGGCAATATCCGACAGTTACACAATGTGATTGAGTACTGTGTGGCGATGACGCCGGGCAGCCATATTTCTGAGGACAGTGTACTCAATGCCTTGCCGGCGCAGGACGACCGCCAGGCGTTTATCGGGCTTAATGATGCCAAGCGTCAGTTTGAGCGAGATTACATACTGAAAGTACTGGCGTTATGTCAGAACAATGTGCCGCAAGCCGCTAAGCTGGCACAAAGAAACCGCTCCGACTTTTATAAGCTGATGAAAAAACACGATATACAATAA